The following is a genomic window from Saprospiraceae bacterium.
ATTTCTGCTGTTATCCCTATTCCTGTAGAGACAAGAGCAGAATTTTTTAAAAATGTTCTTCTAGAAAGTGGCATGTTTGTTTTTTTAACAAATATAATAAATAGAATTACTTATGTATCATCAAATGCAAAAATAAGCGTCAAAAAAAATAATTTTTTTTTCTCCCATCAATGAAAATTGGTTGAATAAGAAAATACAAAATTTTGAAAAGGGAAATTCTAAAGCTATGTTTAGAATTTTTCTAAGTTGTAAATCAAGAGATTATGGTTCTGACGATAAGATAATCAACGCATTTAGCTTGCCTGATAACTATGATGATAGGCGGGCTGGTGAACTAAATGAGGCGAATATTTTGAAGTCAGGTGAATAAAAAATGAGATAAACCTTGGGGCAATGTAATCTTCTAGCCAATGATCTTACAAATCGGACAATGCTCTTTGACGTGGCTGCGGGCAGGGCAATATTTACGACCAAAAAAAATAATTTGCAAGTGTAACTTATTCCATATATCTTTTGCAAAAAGCCTTTTCAGGTCCTTTTCTGTCTGTTCTACATTTTTGCCTGAGGTAAGTCCCCAACGCTGAGCTAATCTGTGGATATGTGTGTCAACAGGAAAAGCAGGAACTCCAAAAGCCTGACTCATCACAACCGAAGCCGTTTTATGACCTACTCCCGGCAATGCTTCTAAATCTTCAAAATTGGAAGGCACGTTTCCTTGATGTTTATTTATAATGATAGAAGACAGATCTGATATGGCCTTTGATTTCCTTGGCGCAAGACCGCAAGGGCGTATTATATTTTCTATATCAGAAACTTTTTTAAAGACATTTCATAGGGATTGTCCGCCAATGCAAACAGTGCCGGGGTTACTTTATTGACTCTTTCGTCGGTACATTGTGCAGAAAGGAGAACGGCGACCAGCAAAGTGTAAGGATCTTTATGCTGTAGGGGTATCGGAGTTTCCGGATACAGAGATTCCAGAGTATGGATGATGAATTCTACTTTCTCTTTTTGCTTCATAAAGTATCTATATGTCAGATATTTTGATTGGAAATGATCATAATTTTATCTCCCTGAATTTCAAAAACATCATTTAATTTTCCTGTAACAAGCGGGGCAGCTACACCATCCATCAGCTTAAGATCGGTATGTATTACCCTCGCTTCGTGCCAGCAATTGCTTGAAATAAAGCTTTTTAACAAAGCAGCACCTCCTTCGATAATGACTGAAGAAATACCTGCATTAAATATTTTACTCATCACTTCCCGGCAATCGCCCATATTATCCACTTTGATATATGATAATGACTTGTCATTGAGATCTTTGATGCTATTGATAACGATGGTTGGATTGTGGTCCGAAAGTATCTTGATACCCTGATCTGTACTTAAGTGTGAATCCATCAAAATTCTGACAGGAGAAATTCCGGGGTAATGTCTTACATTAAGTGAAGGATTGTCTATCAGAGCAGTATTTTTTCCAATCATAATGCCTTCGACTTCACTACGCCATTTGTGGGTTAGGATATTAGTGTAAGCATTGGTAAGCCAGGTTTGGGTATTATTCATGGAGATATAATGATCAGAAGACTTAGCCCACTTTAGGATAATATATGGCATACCATTCAGGTTTGCCTTAAATTTTGTCAGTAATTTCTGACATTCGGCTTCAAGTACAGGTACTGTGACATTTATACCGTGAGTTTTAAGATAACTGATACCTCTGCCAGCAACTATCGGATTAGGATCAACACAGCCTATGACTACATTTTTGATGCCTTCGCTTACTATCCTGTGTGCACATGCCGGAGTTTTTCCTACATGAGCGCACGGTTCAAGACTGACGTACATGGTAGAGTGGGGTAGTAAGGACTTGTCATGACCTTTTACATCATTCAGCGCATTTACTTCAGCATGGTGTTCTCCGTATTTTTGATGGTAACCTTCCCCGATGATACAATTTTGATATACTATGACACAACCTACCATCGGGTTGGTAAAAGTATGCCGGATTCCTTTTTTTGCAAGTGTTATACATCTTTGCATGTATAATGTTTCTGCATGTGATCCGGCCATGTTAAATTTCTTCAGAAAGTTGTGTTACCTGCCGTGGCAGTGTTTAAATTTTTTACCGCTTCCACATGGGCACAAATCATTTCTACCTATTTTTTCTTCTGACCTTCTGAAAGTTTCTACTTTTTCTGTTTTTTTGGATACACCTTCAGCTGCTTGCCTCATTGCTTCTTCTTCACGGCTTGTCCTCACTCTGGAAAGGTCAGTTTTCTGAACTTTGGCTTCCCTGACTTCTTGCTGGATAAGGAGTTTGCCATTAAGAAGGTAAGCTGATACATCTTTATTAATCTTGTTTACCAGCTCTTCAAACAAGTTGTAAGCTTCAATTTTATACTTGACCAAGGGATCTTTTTGCTCAAATGACGCCGCCTGAACCGCATCCTTAAGTTCATCCATGCTTCTGAGATGCTCTTTCCAGTGGTCATCAATTATGGCCAGAGTGATCGTTTTTTCTATATCTCTCATGATGGAACCACCCTTACTGTCCACAGCTACTTTCAGGTCTGCAGCGATAGGAAGTGGATTCGTACGCCCATCTGTAAATGGTATGGCAATTCTTTTGTACAAATGACCTTGATGCTCATAAACACTTGTTATCGTTGGCAAAAGGATATTTGTAATTTGTTCGGATTTATGACCGTACTGATCATTCACTTCCTGCAATGTTTGATCTATCAGGTCATCCACCGACGTGGATTTGAACGTTTCATGGTCTATCTTGGGGTTCATACCCAGGGATGTGAGGTAATCAAACTTGAAGCCCTCGTAATCATTGGCTTTTTTGTTGGTATCTACAATGTATTCCACCGAACCAACAAGCATATTATGAATATCTACAGCGATTCTGTCGCCATTGAGAGCATTGTTTCTTTTTTTGTAAATCGCCTCCCGTTGTATATTCATGACATCATCATACTCCAGCAATCTTTTTCTGATGCCAAAGTTATTTTCTTCGACTTTTTTCTGAGCTCGTTCGATGGACTTTGTCACCATACTATGCTGAATGACTTCTCCTTCTTTGTGACCCATTTTGTCCATCATGCCGGCTATTCTTTCTGATTGAAACAGTCTCATGAGATTGTCTTCCAGCGATACATAAAATTGCGAGGTACCAGGGTCACCTTGTCTTCCGGCTCTACCTCTCAGCTGTCTGTCTACCCTGCGCGAATCGTGCCTTTCAGTAGCTATGATGGCAAGTCCTCCAGCTTTTTTGACCTCATCACCAATCTTGATATCTGTACCTCTACCTGCCATGTTGGTAGCTATAGTTACAGCACCTGGTTTTCCTGCTTCAGCTACAATTTCTGCTTCTCGCTGGTGTTGTTTAGCGTTTAGGACATTGTGTTTGACATTTCGCATGTTGAGCATCCTACTGAGCAATTCTGAAACTTCCACTGATGTGGTACCTACGAGTACTGGTCTGCCATTGGCCGTAAGATTACCGATTTCTTCTATCACAGCATTGAATTTTTCTCTTGCCGTTTTGAATACTAAATCTTCTCTATCTTCTCTAACTATAGGTTTGTTAGTAGGGATTACAACTACATCCAGTTTGTAAATTTCCCAGAATTCTCCAGCTTCTGTCTCAGCAGTACCAGTCATACCAGCAAGCTTATGGTACATACGGAAGTAGTTCTGTAATGTGATAGTAGCATATGTTTGAGTAATATCTCCTATTTTTACACCTTCTTTGGCTTCAAGAGCCTGATGTAAACCATCTGAGTATCTTCTACCTTCCATCATACGTCCTGTCTGCTCATCTACAATTTTTACTTCTTCATTGATGACAACATATTCCTGGTCTTTGTCAAATAGGGTATAAGCTTTTAGCAATTGACTAGTTGCATGAAGTCTTCGGGATTTCACCGCATAATCCTGAATTAATGATTCTTTTTGCTCTGTGAGATCGATATTTTCTTTTGCTTCTTTTGTGGTTATTTCCTGAATATGCTGAGTGATATCTGGCATTACAAAAAAACTAAGATCATTCTCTCCTTTTGACAGATATTCTATACCTTTATCTGTGAGCTCAACTGATCTGTTTTTCTCATCAATGGTAAAGTAAAGAGGACCGTCTGCCAAATGCATATTTCGGCTTTGCTCCTGCATGTAGAAGTTTTCAGTTTTTTGCAGTATTACTTTGACTCCTTCTTCACTCAAAAACTTAATCAATGGGCGAT
Proteins encoded in this region:
- the ribD gene encoding bifunctional diaminohydroxyphosphoribosylaminopyrimidine deaminase/5-amino-6-(5-phosphoribosylamino)uracil reductase RibD, translating into MQRCITLAKKGIRHTFTNPMVGCVIVYQNCIIGEGYHQKYGEHHAEVNALNDVKGHDKSLLPHSTMYVSLEPCAHVGKTPACAHRIVSEGIKNVVIGCVDPNPIVAGRGISYLKTHGINVTVPVLEAECQKLLTKFKANLNGMPYIILKWAKSSDHYISMNNTQTWLTNAYTNILTHKWRSEVEGIMIGKNTALIDNPSLNVRHYPGISPVRILMDSHLSTDQGIKILSDHNPTIVINSIKDLNDKSLSYIKVDNMGDCREVMSKIFNAGISSVIIEGGAALLKSFISSNCWHEARVIHTDLKLMDGVAAPLVTGKLNDVFEIQGDKIMIISNQNI
- the secA gene encoding preprotein translocase subunit SecA, whose product is MFNFLKNIFGNKHEKDVKLYSEIVKQTNLFYDSYQGLSNDALRNKTLEFRQRIKESLADIDADIEALTIKAHNEEDFTQKEIIFNEVDALKKERNKYLESTLKEILPEAFAVVKETAKRFKENSTLEVTATEHDRNLAVSRDFIMIDGDKAIWKNSWKAAGGDVTWNMLHYDVQLIGGMVLHEGKIAEMATGEGKTLVATLPAYLNGLAGLGVHIITVNDYLARRDSEWVGPIFQFLLLTVDCIDKYKPHSPERIGAYRCDITYGTNNEFGFDYLRDNMVRDKDELVQVKHHYAMVDEVDSVLVDDARTPLIISGPVPQGLEEQEYVELKPKIEKLFSVQRQLATEYLAEARKLIKDGNTGNQEGEGGLALFRVYRALPKYRPLIKFLSEEGVKVILQKTENFYMQEQSRNMHLADGPLYFTIDEKNRSVELTDKGIEYLSKGENDLSFFVMPDITQHIQEITTKEAKENIDLTEQKESLIQDYAVKSRRLHATSQLLKAYTLFDKDQEYVVINEEVKIVDEQTGRMMEGRRYSDGLHQALEAKEGVKIGDITQTYATITLQNYFRMYHKLAGMTGTAETEAGEFWEIYKLDVVVIPTNKPIVREDREDLVFKTAREKFNAVIEEIGNLTANGRPVLVGTTSVEVSELLSRMLNMRNVKHNVLNAKQHQREAEIVAEAGKPGAVTIATNMAGRGTDIKIGDEVKKAGGLAIIATERHDSRRVDRQLRGRAGRQGDPGTSQFYVSLEDNLMRLFQSERIAGMMDKMGHKEGEVIQHSMVTKSIERAQKKVEENNFGIRKRLLEYDDVMNIQREAIYKKRNNALNGDRIAVDIHNMLVGSVEYIVDTNKKANDYEGFKFDYLTSLGMNPKIDHETFKSTSVDDLIDQTLQEVNDQYGHKSEQITNILLPTITSVYEHQGHLYKRIAIPFTDGRTNPLPIAADLKVAVDSKGGSIMRDIEKTITLAIIDDHWKEHLRSMDELKDAVQAASFEQKDPLVKYKIEAYNLFEELVNKINKDVSAYLLNGKLLIQQEVREAKVQKTDLSRVRTSREEEAMRQAAEGVSKKTEKVETFRRSEEKIGRNDLCPCGSGKKFKHCHGR